From Chaetodon auriga isolate fChaAug3 chromosome 10, fChaAug3.hap1, whole genome shotgun sequence, a single genomic window includes:
- the tmem9 gene encoding proton-transporting V-type ATPase complex assembly regulator TMEM9 produces the protein MSRREGSSAFAVAAVATLLLLDVIGFAQAKNFEDVRCKCICPPYRNITGHIYNRNVSQKDCNCLHVVEPMPVPGHDVEAYCLLCECKYEERSSNTIKVTIIIYLSVVGALLLYMLFLLLVDPLIRKHDPYTQPLHNEEDSEEMRPQTDNAQARGNTVLERVEGAQQRWKKQVQEQRKTVFDRHKMLS, from the exons ATGTCTCGCAGGGAAGGATCTTCGGCCTTTGCTGTAGCCGCAGTAGCGACCTTGTTACTGTTGGATGTTATTGGCTTTGCACAGGCGAAG AACTTCGAGGACGTTCGCTGCAAGTGCATCTGCCCACCATACAGAAACATCACTGGACACATATACAACAGAAATGTCTCCCAGAAGGACTG TAACTGCCTCCATGTAGTGGAGCCCATGCCGGTGCCCGGCCACGATGTGGAGGCTTACTGCCTGTTGTGTGAGTGCAAGTACGAGGAGCGAAGCAGCAACACTATCAAG GTAACCATCATCATTTACCTGTCTGTTGTTGGTGCCCTGCTGCTCTACatgctgttcctgctgctggtcGATCCTCTGATTCGCAAACATGACCCATACACCCAACCACTGCACAATGAGGAGGACTCTGAG gagatgCGTCCACAGACGGACAACGCCCAGGCCAGAGGAAACACGGTGCTGGAGCGGGTTGAGGGAGCACAGCAGCGCTGGAAAAAGCAGGTCCAGGAACAGCGCAAGACTGTTTTTGACCGTCACAAGATGCTTAGTTAA